The following proteins are co-located in the Mycolicibacterium goodii genome:
- a CDS encoding MoaD/ThiS family protein — protein sequence MPVSVSIPTILRPHTGGQKRVSASGTTLKEVITDLENSYSGISERIIDSANPGKLHRFVNIYVNDEDVRFSGGLDTAISDGDSVTILPAVAGG from the coding sequence GTGCCTGTTTCAGTGTCCATCCCCACGATCCTGCGTCCCCACACCGGCGGGCAGAAGCGGGTCTCCGCTTCCGGAACTACCCTCAAGGAGGTCATCACCGACCTCGAGAACAGCTACTCGGGCATCTCCGAGCGGATCATCGACTCGGCCAACCCGGGCAAGCTGCACCGCTTCGTGAACATCTACGTCAACGACGAGGACGTGCGGTTCTCCGGCGGTCTGGACACCGCGATCTCCGACGGCGACTCGGTGACGATCCTGCCCGCCGTCGCAGGAGGGTGA
- a CDS encoding nicotinate phosphoribosyltransferase produces the protein MTVALLTDKYELTMLAAALRDGTAHRRTTFEVFARRLPEGRRYGVVAGTARFVQALTQFRFESEDLELLRDFLDAETLDYLAGYRFRGDVDGYAEGELYFPGSPILSVHGTFAECVILETLVLSIFNHDTAIASAAARMTSAAQGRPIIEMGSRRTHEYAAVASARAAYLAGFAGSSNLEAQRRYGVPALGTAAHAYTLLHTTADGPDEQAAFRGQVAALGTGTTLLVDTYDITSGVANAIAAAGPKLGAVRIDSGDLGVLARQVRVQLDELGATDTKIVVSGDLDEFAIAALRAEPVDSYGVGTSVVTGSGAPTANMVYKLVEVDGMPVAKRSSSKESHGGRKEALRVAKASGTIVEEVVHRYGKPPQIEFPLTARKLTVPLLSGGEPVAEYSDDLTAARERVKAGLHSLPWDGLKLSRGEPAIPTRMTADQR, from the coding sequence GTGACGGTCGCGCTGCTCACCGACAAATACGAGCTGACCATGCTCGCAGCCGCGCTGCGTGATGGCACCGCGCACCGCAGGACCACCTTCGAGGTGTTCGCCCGCCGCCTGCCCGAGGGCCGCCGCTACGGCGTCGTGGCCGGGACCGCGCGGTTCGTGCAGGCCTTGACACAGTTCAGGTTCGAATCCGAGGACCTCGAGCTGCTGCGCGACTTCCTGGACGCCGAAACCCTCGACTACCTGGCCGGCTACCGGTTCCGCGGCGACGTCGACGGCTACGCCGAAGGTGAGCTGTACTTCCCCGGCTCCCCCATCCTCTCGGTGCACGGCACGTTCGCCGAGTGCGTGATCCTCGAGACGCTGGTGCTGTCAATCTTCAACCACGACACGGCGATCGCATCGGCTGCCGCGCGCATGACCAGCGCCGCGCAGGGCCGTCCGATCATCGAGATGGGGTCGCGGCGCACCCACGAGTACGCCGCGGTCGCCTCGGCCCGCGCGGCCTATCTGGCCGGCTTCGCCGGATCGTCGAACCTCGAGGCCCAGCGGCGCTACGGCGTGCCCGCACTGGGCACGGCCGCGCACGCATACACGCTGCTGCACACCACCGCGGACGGCCCCGACGAGCAGGCCGCGTTCCGTGGCCAGGTCGCCGCGCTCGGCACCGGCACCACGTTGCTGGTCGACACCTACGACATCACATCGGGCGTCGCCAACGCGATCGCCGCGGCAGGCCCGAAGCTCGGCGCGGTGCGCATCGACTCGGGCGATCTGGGGGTGCTGGCCCGCCAGGTGCGCGTCCAGCTCGACGAACTGGGCGCCACCGACACCAAGATCGTGGTGTCCGGTGACCTCGACGAGTTCGCCATCGCGGCGCTGCGCGCCGAGCCCGTCGACAGCTACGGCGTCGGCACGTCCGTGGTCACCGGGTCCGGCGCCCCCACGGCGAACATGGTCTACAAGCTCGTCGAGGTCGACGGCATGCCGGTGGCCAAACGCAGCAGCAGCAAGGAATCGCACGGCGGGCGCAAGGAGGCGCTGCGGGTCGCCAAGGCCTCCGGCACGATCGTCGAAGAGGTGGTGCACCGGTACGGAAAACCGCCGCAGATCGAATTCCCGCTGACCGCAAGGAAGCTCACGGTGCCGCTGCTGTCGGGCGGTGAGCCCGTCGCCGAGTACTCCGACGATCTGACCGCAGCGCGTGAGCGCGTCAAGGCGGGGCTGCACAGTCTTCCGTGGGACGGCCTCAAGCTGTCCCGCGGTGAACCGGCGATCCCCACGCGGATGACCGCGGACCAGCGTTAG
- a CDS encoding DUF2017 domain-containing protein translates to MRKWKRVETAAGPRFRSALESHEAALLSSLVGSMLGMLDERESSAPADELEAITGIKTGHSLPPEDATMKRLLPDFFRPQTDHPAGSGTAESLNSALRGLHEPEIIDAKRQAAQRLLDTVPDGGGKFELTEDDAHAWAAAVNDVRLALGTLLEIGPDGPDQLPPEHPMAGHLDVYQWLTVLQEYLVLGLMGK, encoded by the coding sequence GTGCGTAAGTGGAAGCGGGTCGAGACCGCTGCCGGCCCGCGGTTCCGGTCGGCTCTGGAGAGCCATGAGGCTGCGTTGTTGTCGAGCCTGGTCGGTTCGATGCTCGGCATGCTCGATGAACGCGAATCGTCTGCCCCCGCAGACGAACTCGAGGCGATAACCGGCATCAAGACCGGGCATTCGCTCCCGCCCGAGGACGCCACGATGAAACGTCTGCTGCCGGACTTCTTCCGCCCGCAGACCGATCATCCGGCCGGGTCGGGCACCGCCGAGAGCCTCAACAGCGCACTGCGCGGTCTGCACGAGCCGGAGATCATCGACGCCAAACGTCAAGCCGCGCAACGGTTGTTGGACACCGTGCCGGACGGCGGCGGCAAGTTCGAGCTGACCGAGGACGACGCGCACGCCTGGGCGGCCGCGGTCAACGACGTGCGACTGGCGCTGGGCACACTCCTGGAGATCGGCCCGGACGGGCCCGACCAACTGCCACCCGAGCACCCCATGGCCGGCCACCTCGACGTCTACCAGTGGCTCACGGTACTGCAGGAGTATCTGGTGCTCGGACTGATGGGAAAGTAG
- a CDS encoding Mov34/MPN/PAD-1 family protein: MLVIRRDLVDAMVAHARADHPDEACGVIAGPEGSDRPERFIAMTNAERSPTFYRFDSMEQLRVWREMDDNDEVPVVIYHSHTGTEAYPSRTDVSIAAEPDAHYVLISTRDPDEHEFRSYRIVDGVVTEEPVDIVEQYS; this comes from the coding sequence GTGTTGGTGATACGTCGTGACCTGGTCGACGCCATGGTGGCGCACGCGCGGGCCGACCATCCCGACGAGGCCTGCGGGGTGATCGCCGGGCCGGAGGGATCCGACCGGCCCGAGCGGTTCATCGCGATGACCAACGCCGAACGTTCGCCGACGTTCTACCGGTTCGACTCCATGGAGCAACTGCGGGTGTGGCGCGAGATGGACGACAACGACGAGGTGCCCGTCGTCATCTACCACTCGCATACCGGCACCGAGGCCTACCCGAGCCGCACCGACGTGTCGATCGCCGCCGAGCCCGACGCGCACTACGTCCTGATCTCCACCCGCGACCCCGACGAGCACGAGTTCCGCAGCTACCGCATCGTCGACGGCGTCGTGACCGAGGAACCCGTCGATATCGTTGAGCAGTACAGCTAG
- a CDS encoding virginiamycin B lyase, with translation MWVTLVHSGEIARVTETGEVTVYPVAPQARPSIIAAGPDGAMWFTRAGDDRIGRITVDGELSEFALTENCAPFGIAAGPDDALWFTAMTSGEVCRISVDGEVTSAAVVGGMPSMITAGPDGAMWFTINQGNAIGRLETDGALVVRELPTPAAGPVGITAAHDDAVWFTEIGAEKLGRIPLDDAIAELELPGKPHAVIADPDDGVWVSLWGADQLARVSGDGDIVTIDLPSGSEPHGLAIGPDGAAWVALEAGFVLRMPN, from the coding sequence ATGTGGGTGACGTTGGTGCACAGCGGCGAGATCGCACGCGTCACCGAAACCGGCGAGGTGACGGTGTATCCGGTTGCGCCGCAGGCGCGCCCGTCGATCATCGCGGCGGGCCCGGACGGTGCGATGTGGTTCACGCGCGCCGGCGACGACCGGATCGGCCGGATCACCGTCGACGGCGAGCTCAGTGAATTCGCGTTGACCGAGAACTGTGCGCCGTTCGGTATCGCGGCCGGACCCGACGACGCGCTGTGGTTCACCGCGATGACCTCCGGCGAGGTGTGCCGGATCAGCGTTGACGGCGAGGTGACGAGTGCGGCCGTGGTCGGCGGCATGCCGTCGATGATCACCGCGGGCCCCGACGGGGCCATGTGGTTCACCATCAACCAGGGCAACGCGATCGGCAGGCTGGAAACCGACGGCGCCCTGGTGGTGCGTGAATTGCCCACTCCCGCAGCGGGTCCGGTGGGGATCACCGCGGCGCACGACGACGCGGTGTGGTTCACCGAGATCGGTGCCGAGAAACTCGGGCGCATCCCGCTCGACGACGCGATCGCCGAACTCGAGCTGCCTGGCAAGCCCCATGCGGTGATCGCCGACCCCGACGACGGGGTGTGGGTGAGCCTGTGGGGCGCCGATCAGCTGGCGCGGGTCAGCGGTGACGGCGACATCGTGACGATCGACCTGCCGTCCGGCAGCGAACCGCACGGCCTCGCGATCGGCCCCGACGGCGCGGCCTGGGTGGCGCTCGAGGCCGGGTTCGTCCTGCGCATGCCGAACTGA
- the murI gene encoding glutamate racemase: MSERLAPIGIFDSGVGGLTVARAIIDQLPDEDIVYVGDTGNGPYGPLTIPQIRAHSLAIGDDLVSRGVKALVIACNTASSACLRDARERYSPVPVVEVILPAVRRAVAATRNGRIGVIGTEATIASGAYQDAFAAARDTEVFTVACPRFVDFVERGVTSGRQVLGLAEGYLEPLQRAEVDTLVLGCTHYPMLSGLIQLAMGDNVTLVSSAEETAKDLLRVLTELDLLRPHPDDPSATAVRRFEATGDPEAFTGLAARFLGPTLDGVHPVRRHAGVGR, from the coding sequence ATGAGCGAACGACTCGCGCCGATCGGGATCTTCGATTCCGGCGTCGGCGGCCTCACGGTGGCGCGCGCCATCATCGACCAACTGCCCGACGAGGACATCGTCTATGTCGGCGACACCGGCAACGGGCCGTACGGACCGCTGACCATCCCGCAGATCCGCGCGCACTCCCTGGCGATCGGCGACGACCTGGTGTCCCGCGGCGTCAAGGCCCTGGTGATCGCGTGCAACACCGCGTCGTCGGCATGTCTGCGCGACGCGCGGGAACGCTACTCGCCGGTGCCCGTCGTCGAGGTGATCCTGCCCGCGGTGCGCCGCGCGGTCGCCGCCACACGCAACGGGCGGATCGGCGTGATCGGCACCGAGGCGACCATCGCCTCGGGCGCCTACCAGGACGCGTTCGCCGCGGCCCGCGACACCGAGGTGTTCACGGTGGCGTGCCCGCGGTTCGTCGACTTCGTCGAGCGCGGCGTCACCAGCGGCCGTCAGGTGCTCGGCCTCGCCGAGGGATACCTGGAGCCGTTGCAGCGCGCCGAGGTGGACACCCTGGTGTTGGGCTGTACGCACTATCCGATGCTGTCGGGTCTGATCCAGCTCGCGATGGGCGACAACGTCACGCTCGTGTCCTCGGCCGAGGAGACCGCCAAGGATCTGCTGCGGGTGCTGACCGAGCTGGATTTGCTGCGTCCGCATCCCGACGACCCGTCGGCGACGGCGGTGCGGCGCTTCGAGGCCACCGGCGATCCGGAGGCCTTCACGGGGTTGGCCGCCCGGTTCCTCGGGCCGACCCTGGACGGCGTGCACCCGGTGCGCCGTCACGCGGGCGTCGGAAGATGA
- the lpqM gene encoding zinc metallopeptidase LpqM, whose product MSRRQLLGAVIATCVLVPLAACSTVVEGSPVSVFADPFSVAGMPATDGPSGLRPDAAAPTREVTDSDGGKIDELAASAISDIEEFWSAAYGETFKGDFTPVRELISWDSESFDGEFCGLSTFALVNAAYCKPDRTIGWDRGVLLPSLRKQNGDMGVVMVLAHEYGHAIQQQAKLVRRNTPTLVSEQQADCLAGTYMRWVAEGNSPRFTLGTGDGLNSLLAAVIAFRDPLLTETDAYFGVDEHGSAFERVSAFQFGFTDGAAACAAIDSKEISQRRGDLPVLLPEDQTGELPITEESVRSMVDALDVVFKPKNPPRLSFAAEDADSCPDARPSPPTSYCPATNTLVVDLDELEAVGVKPEDGQVGALALGDNSAYSLLISRYMVALQHERGLVLDNAQAALRTACLTGVATAKLSQPVTTPEGNTIVLTAGDVDEAVSGILTTGLVASDVNGDSVPSGFSRIDAFRVGILGDEARCLKRFS is encoded by the coding sequence ATGAGTCGACGTCAGCTCCTCGGCGCGGTGATCGCAACCTGTGTCCTGGTGCCGCTCGCCGCCTGCTCGACCGTGGTCGAGGGCAGCCCCGTGTCGGTGTTCGCCGACCCGTTCTCGGTTGCCGGCATGCCCGCGACCGACGGCCCCAGCGGTTTGCGGCCCGACGCGGCCGCACCGACGCGCGAGGTCACCGACTCCGACGGCGGCAAGATCGACGAATTGGCGGCGAGCGCGATCAGCGACATCGAGGAGTTCTGGTCCGCCGCGTACGGCGAGACGTTCAAGGGCGATTTCACCCCGGTGCGGGAGCTGATCTCCTGGGACTCCGAGAGTTTCGACGGCGAGTTCTGCGGGTTGAGCACCTTCGCCCTGGTGAATGCCGCATATTGCAAACCCGACCGCACGATCGGCTGGGACCGCGGTGTGCTGCTGCCGTCGCTGCGCAAGCAGAACGGCGACATGGGCGTGGTGATGGTGCTTGCGCACGAATACGGTCACGCGATCCAGCAGCAGGCCAAGCTGGTTCGCCGTAACACTCCCACCCTGGTGTCCGAACAGCAGGCGGACTGCCTGGCCGGTACCTACATGCGCTGGGTCGCCGAAGGCAATTCCCCGCGCTTCACCCTGGGCACCGGTGACGGCCTGAACAGCCTGCTGGCCGCGGTGATCGCGTTTCGCGATCCGCTGCTCACCGAGACCGACGCGTATTTCGGGGTGGACGAGCACGGCTCGGCGTTCGAACGGGTCTCGGCGTTCCAGTTCGGGTTCACCGATGGCGCCGCGGCGTGCGCGGCGATCGACAGCAAGGAGATCAGCCAGCGTCGCGGCGACCTGCCGGTCCTGCTGCCGGAGGACCAGACCGGTGAACTGCCCATCACCGAGGAGTCGGTGCGGTCCATGGTCGACGCGCTCGACGTCGTGTTCAAACCGAAGAACCCGCCGCGCTTGAGCTTTGCGGCCGAGGACGCCGACAGTTGCCCCGACGCACGGCCGAGCCCGCCCACGTCGTACTGCCCGGCCACCAACACCCTCGTCGTCGACCTCGACGAGCTGGAAGCCGTCGGGGTCAAGCCCGAGGACGGTCAGGTGGGCGCGCTGGCGCTCGGCGACAACAGCGCCTACTCGCTGCTGATCTCGCGGTACATGGTGGCGCTGCAGCATGAGCGGGGGCTGGTGCTCGACAACGCGCAGGCCGCGCTGCGCACCGCGTGCCTGACCGGCGTGGCGACGGCCAAGCTCAGTCAGCCGGTGACCACACCCGAGGGCAACACGATCGTGCTGACGGCAGGCGATGTCGACGAGGCCGTGTCGGGCATCCTCACCACCGGGCTGGTGGCCAGCGACGTCAACGGCGACTCGGTGCCGTCGGGGTTCTCCCGGATCGACGCGTTCCGGGTCGGCATCCTCGGTGACGAGGCCCGCTGCCTCAAGCGGTTCTCCTGA
- the clpS gene encoding ATP-dependent Clp protease adapter ClpS, translating to MVTPAKARPGTREEVDVASVESTEAPWVTIVWDDPVNLMSYVTYVFQKLFGYSEPHATKLMLQVHNEGKAVVSAGSRESMEVDVSKLHAAGLWATMQQDR from the coding sequence ATGGTTACACCGGCGAAGGCGCGACCGGGAACCCGTGAAGAAGTCGATGTCGCCTCGGTCGAGTCCACCGAAGCTCCGTGGGTGACCATCGTCTGGGACGATCCGGTCAACCTGATGAGCTATGTCACCTATGTATTCCAGAAGCTGTTCGGATACAGCGAACCGCACGCCACCAAGCTGATGCTTCAGGTGCACAACGAGGGCAAGGCCGTGGTGTCGGCCGGCAGCCGTGAGTCGATGGAGGTCGACGTGTCCAAACTGCACGCCGCTGGGTTGTGGGCCACCATGCAGCAGGACCGCTGA
- a CDS encoding cysteine synthase, which yields MTRYDSLLQALGNTPLVGLQNLSPRWDDEDGQPHVRLWAKLEDRNPTGSIKDRPALRMIEQAERDGLLQPGATILEPTSGNTGISLAMAALLKGYNMICVMPENTSIERRQILELYGARIIFSPAEGGSNTAVATAKELAAQNPSWIMLYQYGNQANSDAHYRGTGPELLADLPEITHFVAGLGTTGTLMGTGRFLREHVPGVQIVAAEPRYGEGVYALRNIDEGFIPELYDPDVLTTRFSVGSFDAVRRTRELVTREGIFAGISTGAVLHAALGMAAKAVKAGERADIAFVVADAGWKYLSTGAYAGSLDDAEDALEGQLWA from the coding sequence GTGACGCGCTACGACTCCCTGCTGCAGGCCCTTGGCAACACCCCGCTGGTGGGCCTGCAGAACCTGTCGCCCCGGTGGGACGACGAGGACGGACAACCCCATGTGCGGTTGTGGGCCAAGCTCGAGGACCGCAACCCGACCGGTTCCATCAAGGACCGTCCCGCGTTGCGGATGATCGAACAGGCCGAGCGCGACGGGCTGCTGCAGCCCGGCGCCACGATCCTGGAACCCACCAGCGGCAACACCGGCATCTCGCTGGCCATGGCGGCCCTGCTCAAGGGCTACAACATGATCTGCGTGATGCCGGAGAACACGTCGATCGAGCGGCGGCAGATCCTCGAACTCTACGGCGCGCGGATCATCTTCAGCCCGGCCGAGGGTGGCTCCAACACCGCCGTCGCGACCGCGAAAGAGCTTGCCGCGCAAAACCCGTCGTGGATCATGCTGTACCAGTACGGCAACCAGGCCAACAGCGATGCGCACTACCGCGGCACCGGTCCCGAGCTGCTGGCCGACCTGCCCGAGATCACGCACTTCGTCGCGGGCCTCGGCACCACCGGCACCCTGATGGGCACCGGCCGGTTCCTGCGTGAGCACGTCCCCGGTGTGCAGATCGTCGCGGCCGAACCGCGCTACGGCGAAGGCGTGTACGCGCTGCGCAACATCGACGAGGGCTTCATCCCCGAGTTGTACGACCCCGATGTGCTCACCACCCGGTTCTCGGTGGGCTCGTTCGACGCGGTGCGCCGCACCCGGGAACTCGTCACGCGCGAGGGCATTTTCGCGGGCATCTCGACCGGTGCGGTGCTGCACGCCGCGCTCGGCATGGCGGCCAAGGCCGTCAAGGCCGGTGAGCGCGCCGACATCGCGTTCGTCGTCGCCGACGCCGGATGGAAGTACCTGTCGACCGGTGCGTACGCCGGTAGCCTGGATGACGCGGAGGACGCGCTGGAAGGGCAGCTATGGGCATGA
- a CDS encoding ATP-dependent DNA helicase, which produces MAQAVAEAFETGEHLAVQAGTGTGKSLAYLVPSIARAMETEQTVVVSTATIALQRQLVDRDLPRLADSLTDVLPRRPRFALLKGRGNYLCLNKVHNGAAAEPVDRPQDELFNPVAVTALGRDVARLIEWSSDTETGDRDELTPGVPDRSWSQVSVSARECIGVSRCPFGTDCFAERARDKAGNADIVVTNHALLAIDALSDYSVLPEYELLVVDEAHELADRVTGVATGELSPTSMGVAHRRAARLVDAELAERLEASIATLSSMLYDIGAGRLDVLDEELATYLTAVRDSANAVRMAIDTAPSDPQAAAARTEAVTALNELADTATRILTSFVPPIPDRTDVVWLEHDEGPTRPGAAGGGEPKAVRSVLRVAPMSVSGLLRTRLFAHTTAVLTSATLCLGGNFDAMARNWGLATRPDDDADGGTGTTKTTKATKAGWRGIDVGSPFEHAKSAILYVAKHLPAPGREGTSREALDEIEGLITAAGGRTLGLFSSMRAAKAAAEVMRQRLDTPVLCQGEDTTSALVQQFSADPQTSLFGTLSLWQGVDVPGPSLQLVIIDRIPFPRPDDPLLTARQRAITAHGGNGFMAVAATHAALLLAQGAGRLLRHTDDRGVVAVLDSRLATARYGGYLRASLPPFWATTDPERVRQALQRLRGARR; this is translated from the coding sequence ATGGCCCAGGCCGTCGCCGAGGCCTTCGAGACCGGCGAGCACCTGGCCGTGCAGGCAGGCACCGGCACCGGTAAGTCGCTGGCGTACCTGGTGCCCTCCATCGCCCGCGCGATGGAGACCGAGCAGACCGTCGTGGTGTCGACGGCGACCATCGCGCTGCAACGCCAACTCGTCGACCGCGACCTGCCCCGCCTGGCGGACTCGCTGACCGACGTACTGCCGCGCCGGCCGCGCTTCGCGCTGCTCAAAGGACGCGGAAACTACCTGTGCCTCAACAAGGTCCACAACGGCGCGGCCGCCGAGCCGGTCGACCGGCCGCAGGACGAGCTGTTCAACCCCGTGGCCGTGACCGCGCTGGGCCGCGACGTTGCACGGCTCATCGAATGGTCATCGGACACCGAGACCGGTGACCGCGACGAGCTGACCCCCGGTGTGCCCGACCGGTCCTGGAGTCAGGTCAGCGTGTCGGCCCGCGAGTGCATCGGGGTGTCGCGCTGCCCGTTCGGCACCGACTGCTTCGCCGAGCGCGCCCGCGACAAGGCCGGCAACGCCGACATCGTGGTCACCAACCACGCGCTGCTGGCGATCGACGCGCTGTCGGACTATTCGGTGCTTCCCGAGTACGAGCTGCTGGTGGTCGACGAGGCGCACGAACTGGCCGACCGGGTGACCGGCGTGGCCACCGGCGAGCTGTCACCCACCTCGATGGGTGTCGCGCACCGCCGCGCGGCCCGGCTGGTCGACGCCGAGCTCGCCGAACGCCTCGAGGCGTCGATCGCGACGCTGTCGTCGATGCTCTACGACATCGGGGCGGGCCGGCTCGATGTCCTCGACGAGGAGCTCGCGACCTATCTGACCGCCGTGCGCGACTCCGCGAACGCCGTGCGCATGGCCATCGACACCGCGCCGAGCGATCCGCAGGCCGCGGCCGCCCGCACCGAGGCCGTCACCGCGCTCAACGAACTCGCCGACACCGCGACCCGGATCCTCACGTCGTTCGTCCCGCCGATACCGGACCGCACCGACGTGGTGTGGCTCGAACACGACGAGGGCCCGACCCGCCCTGGTGCCGCGGGCGGTGGCGAGCCGAAAGCCGTGCGCTCGGTGCTGCGCGTCGCGCCGATGTCGGTGTCGGGGCTGCTGCGGACGCGGTTGTTCGCGCACACCACGGCCGTACTCACCTCGGCCACACTGTGTCTGGGCGGCAACTTCGACGCCATGGCCCGCAACTGGGGCCTGGCGACCCGCCCCGACGACGATGCCGACGGCGGTACCGGAACCACCAAGACCACCAAGGCCACCAAAGCCGGATGGCGCGGCATCGACGTCGGCTCACCGTTCGAACACGCCAAGTCGGCGATCCTCTACGTCGCAAAACACCTGCCCGCACCCGGGCGGGAGGGCACGAGCCGCGAGGCGCTCGACGAGATCGAAGGCCTCATCACCGCGGCGGGCGGGCGCACGCTGGGGTTGTTCTCGTCGATGCGCGCCGCCAAGGCCGCCGCCGAGGTGATGCGGCAGCGGCTCGACACCCCTGTGCTGTGCCAGGGTGAGGACACGACGTCGGCTCTGGTGCAACAGTTTTCCGCCGACCCACAGACGTCGCTGTTCGGCACGCTGTCGCTGTGGCAGGGCGTCGACGTGCCCGGGCCCTCGCTGCAATTGGTGATCATCGACCGGATCCCGTTCCCGCGGCCCGACGATCCGCTGCTCACCGCACGCCAGCGGGCGATCACCGCGCACGGCGGCAACGGGTTCATGGCCGTCGCGGCCACCCATGCCGCGCTGTTGCTCGCCCAGGGCGCGGGCCGGTTGCTGCGCCACACCGACGACCGGGGCGTGGTCGCGGTGCTGGATTCGCGGCTGGCGACGGCGCGCTACGGCGGTTACCTGCGGGCCTCGCTGCCGCCGTTCTGGGCAACGACCGACCCCGAGCGGGTCCGCCAGGCACTGCAGAGGTTGCGCGGCGCACGTCGATAA
- a CDS encoding rhomboid family intramembrane serine protease, producing the protein MTRPVGPAPKKKSPAWKTGGITILTFVALLYVVELADQLSGGRLDLNGIRPLETDGLWGILFAPLLHANWEHLMANTVPALVLGFLVTLAGMARFVWATAIIWILGGIGTWLIGDVGGCRLPTNHIGASGLIFGWLTFLLVFGWFTRHIWQIVVGILVLLLYGGILWGAVPVLDRCGGVSWQGHLCGAVAGVIAAYVLAGPERKARDSRKRSQPYLTS; encoded by the coding sequence ATGACCCGGCCCGTCGGTCCCGCACCGAAGAAGAAGTCGCCGGCGTGGAAGACCGGCGGCATCACGATCCTGACCTTCGTCGCCCTGCTCTACGTCGTCGAACTCGCCGACCAGTTGTCCGGTGGTCGCCTCGACCTCAACGGCATCCGCCCGCTGGAGACCGACGGCCTGTGGGGAATCCTGTTCGCGCCGCTGCTGCACGCCAACTGGGAACACCTGATGGCCAACACCGTGCCCGCGCTCGTGCTCGGGTTCCTGGTGACTCTCGCCGGCATGGCGCGGTTCGTGTGGGCCACCGCGATCATCTGGATTCTCGGCGGCATCGGCACCTGGTTGATCGGCGACGTCGGAGGTTGCCGGTTGCCCACCAACCACATCGGCGCGTCGGGACTGATCTTCGGGTGGCTCACCTTCCTGCTGGTGTTCGGCTGGTTCACCCGGCACATCTGGCAGATCGTCGTCGGCATCCTGGTGCTGCTGCTGTACGGCGGCATCCTGTGGGGCGCCGTGCCGGTGCTCGACAGGTGCGGCGGGGTGTCCTGGCAGGGCCACCTGTGCGGCGCGGTCGCGGGCGTCATCGCCGCCTACGTGCTCGCCGGACCCGAACGCAAGGCACGGGATTCACGTAAACGGAGCCAGCCATACCTGACCTCATGA
- a CDS encoding P1 family peptidase — protein MGSITDVAGILVGHHHRLDPEATLGSGWASGSTVIVAPPGTVGAVDGRGGAPGTRETDLLDPINTVRHVDAVVLTGGSAYGLAAADGVMTWLEERGRGVKMEGGVVPIVPAAVIFDLPVGGWGARPTAEFGYAAAASAGVEFATGTVGAGVGARVGVLKGGVGTASVTLGNGVTVGALVVVNAAGDAVDPATGLPWMAEYVEEFGLIPPPADQLTGYADLRSELSPLNTTIAVVATDADLSPSACRRVAVAAHDGLARTIRPCHTPLDGDTVFALATGQVAIPPDPRTPSAMSPETRLVTQVGAAAADCLARAVLVGVLAAESVAGIPTYRDMLPGAFE, from the coding sequence ATGGGCTCGATCACCGACGTGGCAGGCATTCTGGTCGGCCACCACCACCGTCTTGACCCGGAAGCCACCCTCGGCTCGGGATGGGCGTCGGGCAGCACCGTGATCGTCGCGCCGCCGGGCACGGTCGGTGCCGTCGACGGCCGCGGCGGTGCCCCGGGCACCCGGGAGACCGACCTGCTCGACCCGATCAACACCGTCCGCCACGTCGACGCGGTGGTTCTCACCGGCGGCAGCGCCTACGGCCTCGCCGCCGCCGACGGCGTGATGACCTGGCTGGAGGAGCGGGGGCGCGGGGTCAAGATGGAGGGCGGCGTGGTCCCGATCGTGCCCGCCGCGGTGATCTTCGACCTCCCCGTCGGCGGCTGGGGTGCCCGGCCGACCGCCGAGTTCGGCTATGCGGCCGCGGCATCGGCGGGCGTCGAATTCGCGACCGGTACCGTCGGCGCCGGTGTCGGCGCCCGGGTCGGGGTGCTCAAAGGCGGTGTCGGAACCGCGTCGGTCACGCTGGGCAACGGCGTGACCGTGGGCGCGCTGGTGGTCGTCAACGCCGCGGGCGACGCCGTGGACCCGGCCACCGGGCTGCCGTGGATGGCCGAGTACGTCGAGGAGTTCGGGCTGATCCCGCCGCCCGCCGATCAGCTGACCGGCTATGCCGATCTGCGCTCGGAACTCAGCCCGCTCAACACCACGATCGCGGTCGTCGCCACCGACGCCGACCTCAGCCCGTCGGCGTGCAGACGCGTCGCGGTCGCCGCGCACGACGGGCTCGCGCGCACCATCCGGCCGTGTCACACGCCGCTGGATGGCGATACGGTGTTCGCGCTGGCCACCGGTCAGGTGGCGATCCCGCCGGACCCGAGGACCCCGTCGGCGATGTCGCCGGAGACGAGGTTGGTGACGCAGGTCGGCGCCGCCGCCGCGGACTGCCTGGCCCGCGCGGTGCTGGTCGGGGTTCTGGCCGCCGAATCGGTGGCCGGAATACCGACCTACCGTGACATGTTGCCGGGAGCGTTCGAGTGA